The following are encoded in a window of Eleutherodactylus coqui strain aEleCoq1 chromosome 12, aEleCoq1.hap1, whole genome shotgun sequence genomic DNA:
- the EXOG gene encoding nuclease EXOG, mitochondrial, which produces MSGRFSSRFFSRRFVGGFVLGAAVSTSSCLAALYIYDRKRSEPEPAQKSLLEEYGFPQNGAEVRQYISHALSYDQAKKTPRWVIEHLTKEKIVGLADRKHCKFKPDPNIPPIFSASNEDYLRSGWSRGHMAPAGDTKYSTEAMAETFYLSNIVPQNYENNAGFWNRFEMYCRELTQRFGDVWIVSGPLTLPVPHEDGKKTVTYQVIGKDDVAVPTHLYKVILARKEPSDETLAEGAFIVPNSPITFQHQLSEYQVPLEILEKVSGLVFFPQVDKLKEVKNICEVDTCKLIELEEFKLYIAGRSMKNARSLQKVEKIMLGLKEGGIKPDEYLMELYEQKKKELETSETVIVRDGRGG; this is translated from the exons ATGTCCGGGCGCTTCTCTTCCCGGTTTTTCAGCCGCCGCTTCGTGGGGGGCTTCGTGCTGGGGGCGGCGGTCAGCACATCGTCCTGCTTGGCCGCGCTGTATATATACGACCGAAAGAGATCCGAGCCCG AGCCAGCACAGAAATCCCTATTGGAAGAATATGGATTCCCACAGAATGGAGCCGAAGTCAGACAATATATCAGTCACGCGTTATCCTATGATCAAGCCAAGAAGACCCCGAGATGGGTGATCGAGCATCTTACGAAAGAGAAAATCGTTG GTCTTGCAGACCGGAAACATTGCAAATTTAAGCCGGACCCGAACATTCCACCAATATTTAGTGCCAGTAATGAGGACTATCTCCGCAGTGGGTGGTCCCGGGGACATATGGCACCAGCAGGGGACACTAAATATTCTACA gaagcgatggctgaaaCGTTCTACCTGTCGAACATCGTGCCTCAGAACTATGAAAACAATGCCGGCTTCTGGAACAG GTTTGAAATGTATTGTCGGGAACTGACACAGCGATTCGGCGATGTTTGGATTGTGAGCGGTCCTCTGACCTTGCCGGTGCCGCATGAAGATGGCAAGAAGACCGTCACTTATCAG GTTATTGGTAAGGACGACGTGGCAGTGCCAACGCATCTTTACAAGGTGATCCTTGCCAGGAAGGAGCCGTCCGATGAGACTCTCGctgaaggagcttttattgttcCCAACTCCCCCATTACCTTTCAGCATCAGTTGTCTGAATATCAAGTTCCACTTGAGATACTGGAGAAAGTGTCTGGTCTCGTCTTCTTCCCTCAAGTGGACAAATTGAAGGAAGTGAAGAACATCTGTGAGGTGGACACCTGCAAGCTGATCGAACTAGAAGAGTTCAAATTATACATTGCTGGACGGAGTATGAAGAACGCAAGAAGCCTCCAAAAAGTGGAGAAGATTATGTTAGGATTGAAGGAGGGCGGCATAAAGCCAGACGAGTATTTGATGGAGCTTTACGAACAGAAAAAGAAGGAACTGGAGACCAGTGAGACGGTTATTGTGCGAGACGGAAGGGGAGGGTGA